A window of Micrococcus endophyticus contains these coding sequences:
- the ctaD gene encoding cytochrome c oxidase subunit I, with translation MTTYEYATDEVRSQAQPRVVPRSLGKIVVSWLTTTDHKVLGYMYLITSFVFFCIGGVMALMIRAELFEPGMQILQTKEQYNQLFTMHGTLMLLMFATPLFVGFANVLVPLQIGAPDVSFPRLNALAFWFFLFGSLIATAGFLTPQGAASFGWFAYAPLSNTTYSPGVGGDLWVFGLVLQGFGTIMGGVNFITTILTMRAPGMTMWRMPIFTWNTLITGILIMMAFPPLAAALFALGLDRRFGGHIFNPENGGAILWQHLFWFFGHPEVYIIALPFFGVVSEIIPVFSRKPIFGYKSLVFATTSIAALSVTVWAHHMYVTGAVLLPFFSVMTMLIAVPTGVKFVNWIGTMWRGSITFETPMLWTLGFMVTFLFGGLTGVILASPPLDFQVSDTYFVVAHFHYVIFGTVVFAMFAGFFFWWPKFTGKMLNERLGKIQFWLLFVGFHGTFLVQHWLGVIGMPRRYADYMIEDGFTAMNAFSTVFSFILGASLIPFFWNVYVTARYGKKVTVDDPWGFGASLEWATSCPPPRHNFHSLPRIRSERPALDLHHPELFPHSPQNTSEAFGEKVAQ, from the coding sequence ATGACCACTTACGAGTACGCAACGGATGAGGTGCGCTCACAGGCGCAGCCTCGTGTGGTGCCCCGTTCGCTGGGCAAGATCGTCGTCAGCTGGCTGACGACGACCGACCACAAGGTGCTCGGGTACATGTACCTGATCACGTCCTTCGTCTTCTTCTGCATCGGCGGCGTCATGGCCCTCATGATCCGCGCGGAGCTCTTCGAGCCCGGCATGCAGATCCTGCAGACGAAGGAGCAGTACAACCAGCTGTTCACCATGCACGGCACGCTCATGCTGCTCATGTTCGCGACCCCGCTCTTCGTGGGCTTCGCCAACGTGCTGGTGCCGCTGCAGATCGGTGCTCCGGACGTGTCCTTCCCGCGTCTGAACGCCTTGGCGTTCTGGTTCTTCCTGTTCGGCTCGCTCATCGCGACCGCCGGCTTCCTCACCCCGCAGGGTGCGGCCTCGTTCGGCTGGTTCGCCTACGCCCCGCTCTCCAACACCACGTACTCGCCGGGCGTCGGCGGTGACCTCTGGGTGTTCGGTCTGGTCCTCCAGGGCTTCGGCACGATCATGGGCGGCGTCAACTTCATCACCACGATCCTGACGATGCGTGCTCCTGGCATGACGATGTGGCGCATGCCGATCTTCACCTGGAACACGCTCATCACCGGCATCCTGATCATGATGGCGTTCCCGCCGCTGGCCGCGGCCCTGTTCGCCCTGGGCCTGGACCGTCGCTTCGGCGGCCACATCTTCAACCCGGAGAACGGCGGCGCCATCCTGTGGCAGCACCTCTTCTGGTTCTTCGGCCACCCCGAGGTGTACATCATCGCCCTGCCGTTCTTCGGCGTCGTGTCGGAGATCATCCCGGTGTTCTCCCGCAAGCCGATCTTCGGCTACAAGTCCCTGGTCTTCGCGACGACGTCGATCGCCGCGCTCTCCGTGACGGTGTGGGCGCACCACATGTACGTGACCGGCGCCGTGCTCCTGCCGTTCTTCTCCGTGATGACCATGCTCATCGCGGTCCCGACCGGCGTGAAGTTCGTGAACTGGATCGGCACCATGTGGCGCGGTTCGATCACCTTCGAGACCCCGATGCTGTGGACGCTCGGCTTCATGGTCACCTTCCTGTTCGGTGGCCTGACCGGCGTCATCCTGGCGTCGCCGCCCCTGGACTTCCAGGTGTCCGACACCTACTTCGTCGTGGCGCACTTCCACTACGTCATCTTCGGCACCGTGGTGTTCGCGATGTTCGCCGGCTTCTTCTTCTGGTGGCCCAAGTTCACCGGCAAGATGCTGAACGAGCGTCTCGGCAAGATCCAGTTCTGGCTGCTGTTCGTGGGCTTCCACGGCACGTTCCTGGTGCAGCACTGGCTGGGCGTCATCGGCATGCCGCGTCGCTACGCGGACTACATGATCGAGGACGGCTTCACCGCGATGAACGCGTTCTCCACCGTGTTCTCCTTCATCCTGGGCGCCTCGCTGATCCCGTTCTTCTGGAACGTGTACGTGACCGCCCGCTACGGCAAGAAGGTCACCGTGGACGATCCGTGGGGCTTCGGGGCCTCGCTCGAGTGGGCCACTTCGTGCCCGCCGCCGCGGCACAACTTCCACTCCCTGCCGCGCATCCGCTCCGAGCGTCCGGCGCTGGATCTGCACCACCCGGAGCTCTTCCCGCACTCGCCTCAGAACACGTCTGAGGCCTTCGGAGAGAAGGTCGCACAGTGA